Proteins from a single region of Chryseobacterium sp. W4I1:
- a CDS encoding RHS repeat domain-containing protein yields MTLIAYNENNDPVFIDGEKGDVAFQYGLTSMRQRVTYEGNFSVDGYGKFTKFYSEDGSYEIVKDNTTGKEKHILYIGGTAYESNIVYLKNFTEDSGSYKFLHKDYLGSILAISDEAGNKLEQRHFDAWGNFTHLQIGNGAIITDKNVIAKSLLLIERGYTSHEHFMEVGIIHMNGRLYDPLLRRFLNADENIQDPYNTQNYNKYGYVMNNPLMFNDTSGEFWQFLAIPIVKALLFAVVSYAATVLITGAKFNILNLYSSIVMGLISAGITTVIGDVFSTATASIGNEALRSLVHAGVQGTLSFMQGGNFFTAAASAFLSSAVSFGYGQAVGAAAYNGASQVALGMLSGGVGHALAGGNFWEGVKIGGIVALFNHTMHKVSTSIEYKEKLTQFLKDNGVNPNDKANQTNLRYI; encoded by the coding sequence ATGACCCTCATTGCCTATAATGAAAACAATGACCCGGTATTCATTGATGGAGAAAAAGGAGATGTTGCTTTCCAATATGGGTTAACAAGCATGAGACAGCGAGTAACTTACGAAGGTAACTTTAGTGTTGATGGATATGGAAAATTCACCAAATTCTACAGTGAAGACGGAAGTTATGAAATTGTAAAAGACAATACAACCGGAAAGGAAAAGCATATTTTATACATCGGAGGAACAGCTTATGAAAGTAATATAGTATATTTAAAGAACTTTACAGAGGACAGTGGTTCTTATAAATTTCTGCACAAGGATTATTTAGGAAGTATTCTGGCCATTAGCGATGAAGCTGGAAACAAACTTGAGCAGAGACATTTTGATGCGTGGGGGAATTTTACCCATCTCCAAATAGGAAACGGTGCTATTATCACTGATAAAAATGTTATTGCCAAAAGTTTGTTACTAATAGAACGAGGATATACCAGCCATGAGCATTTTATGGAAGTTGGCATTATCCACATGAACGGAAGATTGTATGATCCGTTACTAAGAAGATTCTTAAATGCAGATGAAAATATTCAGGATCCTTACAATACCCAGAATTACAATAAGTATGGGTATGTGATGAATAATCCGTTGATGTTCAATGATACAAGTGGAGAATTCTGGCAGTTTTTAGCGATTCCTATTGTTAAAGCGTTACTTTTTGCTGTTGTCAGTTATGCTGCTACAGTTTTGATTACCGGTGCAAAGTTTAATATTCTGAACTTATATTCTTCCATCGTAATGGGACTGATAAGTGCGGGGATAACAACTGTTATAGGAGATGTCTTTTCTACTGCTACAGCAAGTATAGGTAATGAGGCTTTAAGAAGTCTCGTCCACGCAGGAGTACAGGGAACACTGAGCTTTATGCAGGGAGGTAATTTCTTTACTGCGGCAGCGAGTGCATTTTTATCAAGTGCGGTATCTTTTGGGTATGGGCAGGCTGTTGGAGCTGCAGCGTACAACGGTGCAAGCCAGGTAGCATTGGGGATGCTTTCCGGGGGTGTAGGTCATGCTCTTGCAGGAGGCAACTTTTGGGAAGGTGTGAAGATTGGAGGTATTGTTGCGTTGTTTAATCATACGATGCATAAAGTTTCTACCTCTATTGAATATAAAGAAAAACTTACACAGTTTTTAAAAGATAATGGTGTTAATCCAAATGATAAAGCAAATCAAACAAACCTTAGATACATATAA
- a CDS encoding DUF6660 family protein produces the protein MNLLRWILAFYFMALSLMPCEDVHSSSGKAETKLSFNIQESHSRDKGDICSPLCTCSCCQITVSSFKMDPLFEVQSQVQAYFSKKILFQKNNFAYQMYDHIWQPPKI, from the coding sequence ATGAACCTGTTAAGATGGATACTTGCATTCTATTTCATGGCACTGTCTCTGATGCCCTGCGAAGATGTACACAGTAGTTCAGGAAAGGCAGAGACTAAATTGTCCTTCAATATTCAGGAATCTCATTCAAGGGACAAAGGTGATATTTGTTCACCATTATGTACTTGCAGCTGCTGTCAGATAACGGTGTCTTCTTTCAAAATGGATCCTTTGTTTGAAGTTCAGAGCCAGGTTCAGGCTTATTTCTCAAAAAAAATTCTTTTTCAGAAAAATAATTTCGCTTACCAGATGTATGACCATATCTGGCAACCTCCTAAGATTTAA
- a CDS encoding CusA/CzcA family heavy metal efflux RND transporter, giving the protein MLDKIIKFSIKNKVVVGIMTLLLIIWGVWSATKLPIDAVPDITNNQVQIITACPTLAGQEVEQLVTFPIEQSIANVPDIQETRSISRFGLSVITVVFKENVDVYFARQLINEQLKLAVEEIPKGVGTPELAPVSTGLGEVYQYILHPKKGSEKKYSAKELRTMQDWIVRRQLNGTPGVAEINSFGGELKQYEVGVNPDRLKAMGVSISDIFTALEKNNQNTGGAYIDKKPNAYFIRGIGFVTSLEDIKNISVKNETGSVPIFIKDVADVRLGSAVRYGALTYNGKVDAVGGVVMMLKGANSNDVVSLIKAKIPTIQKSLPDDVVIEPFLDRTDLVGRAINTVEKNLIEGALIVIFVLVVFLGNLRAGLIVASAIPLSLLFALGMMNVFGVSANLMSLGAIDFGLIVDGAVIIVEATLHHLGVRKSVRNLTQIEMDEEVFLSASKIRSSAAFGEIIILIVYIPILTLAGVEGKMFTPMAKTVGFAILGALILSLTYIPMMSALFLSKKISHKETFSDKMMNFLQKIYQPMLHKAIKVKYIIVSATIFIFVISAFIFKNMGGEFIPQLQEGDYAFHCILPQGSSLSQSIETSMQASRIIKQFDEVKMVVGKTGSAEVPTDPMPPEATDLIVVLKPQKEWKSKKSYTELADEISEKLETIPGVFFEKNQPIQMRFNELMTGIRQDVAVKIFGENLDSLSIYADKVGKIIQTVDGATPPQIERISGLPQINVEYDRTRMANYGLNIEDVNNAVSTAFAGKAAGQVFENERRFDLVVRLDSLHRTNIDDVNNLMISTGTGAQIPLSQVANVSYKLGPAQISREEGKRRIVIGFNVKGRDVQSVVKDIQAKLDQEIKLPSGYYFTYGGQFENLQEASKRLMIAVPVSLFLIFMLLYFTFHSFKQAALIFTAIPMSAIGGVFALLLRDMPFSISAGIGFIALFGVAVLNGIVLIGTFNQLEKDGETDVLKRVYEGTKTRLRPVLMTATVASLGFLPMAISTGAGAEVQKPLATVVIGGLVTATFLTLFVLPMLYIIFNSKIPRKMNRIKPITTVIVLGFLMFGQTFNTQTRQISVDQAVEMAAENNLVLKSKDLNIKSAEALKGTAKELPKLNFEAQLGQYNSPKFDQSFAISQSIPFPTLFKARRELITENIKTRQIDKEVSANELTRQVRTYYYQIEYLQYNKFKLKDLDSLYQDFIRIATVRFKAGDIKKIEINTAETQKGEIGLLLNQNEVYLNNAYKNLKTLLNTSEDFEVPLKSDYGPLRTENILDSSSVANNPMVKAFYNEMEIAEKNKNVEKSQGLPEFSLGLTSQSLIGFHTKNGQEKFYNAGDRFNSFSVGVAIPLTFGATKARMQSLEYEKLAAETNAKMKQNQLSAQLENAFAQYEQDLQQYEYYVSQAIPNAEKIVKAAQLGYKTGEISYVEYLFALQTATNIQLKYLESIQQVNQSVVTINSIINK; this is encoded by the coding sequence GTGTTAGATAAAATCATAAAATTCAGTATCAAAAACAAGGTTGTGGTTGGTATCATGACCCTGCTTCTCATCATCTGGGGCGTATGGAGTGCTACAAAACTTCCTATAGATGCGGTTCCTGATATTACCAACAATCAGGTGCAGATCATCACAGCATGTCCTACACTCGCAGGTCAGGAAGTAGAGCAGCTGGTTACCTTTCCCATAGAGCAGAGTATTGCCAATGTTCCGGATATCCAGGAAACCAGAAGTATTTCAAGATTCGGACTTTCCGTGATCACTGTGGTATTCAAAGAAAATGTAGACGTTTATTTCGCCAGACAGCTGATTAATGAACAGTTGAAGCTGGCCGTGGAAGAAATCCCCAAAGGAGTGGGAACTCCCGAACTTGCCCCTGTAAGTACAGGTCTTGGGGAAGTGTACCAATATATTCTCCACCCGAAAAAAGGAAGTGAAAAGAAATATTCCGCTAAAGAACTCCGCACCATGCAGGACTGGATTGTCCGCAGACAGCTGAACGGAACGCCGGGTGTAGCAGAAATCAACAGTTTCGGAGGGGAATTGAAACAGTATGAAGTAGGAGTAAATCCAGACCGCCTTAAAGCAATGGGCGTAAGCATTTCCGACATCTTTACAGCCTTAGAAAAAAACAACCAGAACACGGGTGGAGCTTATATAGACAAAAAACCGAATGCCTATTTCATCCGTGGAATTGGCTTTGTCACCTCATTGGAAGATATTAAAAATATTTCCGTTAAAAACGAGACAGGAAGCGTTCCCATTTTTATAAAAGACGTTGCAGATGTACGTCTCGGAAGCGCTGTGCGTTACGGAGCACTGACCTACAACGGAAAAGTAGATGCCGTAGGCGGTGTCGTCATGATGCTGAAAGGAGCCAACAGTAACGATGTTGTGAGTCTGATTAAAGCTAAAATTCCAACCATTCAGAAGTCCCTTCCCGATGATGTGGTGATAGAGCCCTTCTTAGACAGAACAGACCTCGTTGGAAGAGCAATCAATACCGTAGAAAAAAACCTTATTGAAGGTGCGCTGATCGTTATTTTCGTTCTGGTGGTTTTCCTTGGAAACCTGAGAGCCGGACTTATCGTAGCTTCAGCCATTCCATTATCCCTTCTTTTTGCTTTGGGAATGATGAATGTTTTTGGTGTCAGTGCCAATTTAATGAGCCTGGGAGCGATAGATTTCGGATTAATCGTAGATGGTGCCGTGATCATTGTTGAAGCCACTTTACATCATTTAGGCGTAAGGAAATCCGTGCGGAATCTTACCCAAATTGAAATGGACGAGGAAGTTTTCCTTTCTGCCTCAAAAATCAGGAGCAGTGCAGCTTTTGGTGAAATTATTATCCTTATCGTTTATATTCCGATCCTTACACTGGCCGGAGTAGAAGGGAAAATGTTTACGCCAATGGCTAAAACAGTGGGATTTGCCATTTTAGGAGCATTAATCCTTTCACTGACCTATATTCCGATGATGAGCGCCTTGTTCCTGTCCAAAAAGATTTCGCATAAAGAAACTTTTTCAGATAAGATGATGAACTTCCTGCAGAAGATCTATCAGCCGATGTTGCACAAAGCAATTAAAGTAAAATATATCATTGTGTCGGCCACGATTTTTATTTTCGTCATCAGTGCTTTTATTTTCAAAAATATGGGTGGCGAATTTATTCCGCAGTTACAGGAAGGTGATTATGCATTCCACTGTATCCTGCCACAAGGAAGTTCGTTAAGTCAGAGTATCGAAACCTCCATGCAGGCTTCAAGAATTATCAAACAGTTTGATGAGGTGAAAATGGTTGTAGGAAAAACTGGTTCTGCTGAGGTTCCTACCGATCCTATGCCTCCGGAAGCCACCGACCTGATCGTCGTTTTAAAACCACAAAAAGAATGGAAATCCAAAAAATCATACACAGAATTGGCCGATGAGATCAGTGAAAAATTAGAAACCATTCCTGGGGTGTTCTTTGAAAAGAACCAGCCTATTCAGATGCGTTTCAATGAGCTGATGACGGGGATCAGACAGGATGTTGCCGTTAAAATCTTCGGTGAAAACCTGGATTCACTGTCTATTTATGCAGATAAAGTAGGAAAGATCATCCAGACCGTGGATGGTGCCACTCCTCCTCAGATTGAAAGGATAAGCGGACTTCCTCAAATCAATGTAGAATATGACAGAACGAGAATGGCCAATTATGGTTTAAATATAGAAGACGTAAACAATGCCGTAAGTACAGCCTTTGCCGGAAAAGCAGCAGGTCAGGTTTTTGAAAACGAAAGACGTTTTGATCTTGTCGTGCGTCTCGATAGCCTTCACAGGACGAATATCGATGATGTGAATAATTTAATGATATCGACCGGAACAGGAGCTCAGATTCCACTTTCCCAAGTGGCTAATGTCAGCTATAAACTGGGGCCGGCACAGATCAGCCGTGAAGAAGGAAAAAGAAGAATCGTGATCGGGTTTAATGTAAAAGGTCGTGATGTACAAAGTGTGGTGAAAGATATTCAGGCGAAACTGGATCAAGAGATCAAGTTACCTTCCGGATATTACTTTACCTATGGCGGACAGTTTGAAAATCTACAGGAAGCCAGTAAGCGTCTGATGATCGCAGTTCCGGTTTCCCTGTTTCTGATTTTTATGCTGCTCTATTTCACCTTTCACTCGTTTAAGCAGGCTGCATTGATCTTTACAGCGATTCCGATGAGTGCCATCGGAGGGGTTTTTGCTCTACTTTTAAGAGACATGCCTTTCAGTATCAGTGCCGGAATCGGGTTTATCGCTCTTTTTGGAGTCGCGGTTCTTAACGGGATTGTTTTAATCGGAACCTTTAATCAACTTGAAAAAGACGGCGAGACGGATGTATTGAAGAGAGTATATGAAGGAACGAAAACCAGATTAAGACCCGTTCTCATGACCGCAACGGTAGCTTCATTAGGATTCTTACCGATGGCAATTTCTACAGGAGCAGGAGCAGAGGTACAGAAACCATTGGCAACTGTAGTCATCGGAGGATTGGTAACCGCTACATTCCTTACCTTATTTGTTCTGCCGATGCTCTATATTATTTTTAATTCAAAGATTCCACGAAAGATGAATAGAATTAAGCCCATCACTACAGTTATTGTTCTTGGATTTCTGATGTTCGGACAGACGTTCAATACGCAGACCAGACAGATTTCCGTAGATCAGGCAGTAGAAATGGCTGCCGAAAACAATTTGGTTTTGAAATCAAAAGATCTGAATATAAAATCAGCAGAAGCTTTGAAAGGAACGGCAAAAGAACTTCCCAAATTAAACTTTGAAGCACAGCTTGGACAATACAACAGTCCGAAATTCGACCAATCATTTGCCATTTCGCAGAGCATTCCTTTTCCTACGCTGTTCAAAGCAAGGAGAGAATTGATCACTGAAAATATAAAAACCAGACAGATTGATAAAGAAGTTTCGGCGAATGAACTGACCAGGCAAGTGAGAACCTATTATTATCAGATCGAATATCTTCAGTACAATAAATTTAAACTGAAAGATCTTGACAGCCTTTATCAGGATTTTATCAGGATTGCAACAGTAAGATTTAAAGCGGGAGATATCAAGAAGATTGAAATTAATACAGCAGAAACGCAGAAAGGAGAGATCGGTCTGCTGCTGAACCAGAATGAGGTGTATTTAAACAATGCTTATAAAAATTTAAAGACATTATTGAATACTTCCGAAGATTTTGAAGTGCCGCTCAAAAGTGATTACGGGCCTTTGAGAACAGAAAATATCCTTGACAGTTCATCTGTCGCTAATAATCCTATGGTTAAAGCTTTCTATAACGAAATGGAAATCGCTGAAAAGAATAAAAATGTAGAAAAATCACAGGGACTTCCCGAATTCAGTCTTGGTCTGACGAGCCAGTCGCTCATAGGTTTTCATACCAAAAACGGACAGGAGAAATTTTATAATGCAGGAGACCGTTTCAACTCTTTCTCTGTGGGTGTTGCTATTCCGTTGACGTTTGGAGCGACAAAAGCAAGAATGCAGTCTCTGGAGTATGAAAAACTGGCCGCTGAAACCAATGCAAAGATGAAGCAGAATCAGCTTTCGGCACAACTCGAAAATGCTTTTGCACAGTATGAGCAGGATCTACAGCAGTATGAATATTATGTAAGTCAGGCCATCCCGAACGCGGAAAAAATTGTAAAAGCAGCCCAGTTAGGCTATAAAACAGGAGAAATCTCGTATGTAGAATATCTTTTTGCCCTGCAGACCGCCACCAATATTCAGTTGAAGTATTTAGAATCCATTCAGCAGGTCAATCAATCTGTAGTTACCATTAATTCAATCATCAATAAATAA
- a CDS encoding efflux RND transporter periplasmic adaptor subunit, producing the protein MKIKHNIIYLTVTALLLVSCGKKEARAEKQEVMTEKAVAGHEEAPQTIASLTEDQIKSVGISLGSIEMKELTSTVKANGLLRVPNNNKATITSLYGGVIKTLNVQVGSIVKKGQVIATIANPEFIRLQEEYLTTNSRITYAEQEYRRQRELFDNDAGAKKNLQSSDAELKTLRTKKASLLRQLQMMGISPGKVNNGNMRSGLVITAPISGTVSSISAQIGSYVDVSSPVAEVIDNNSIHLDLQVFEKDLPKMRVGQIVHFKLTNNPEIEYDAMVYSVGSSFENESKTVSVHGTVTGNKAGLIDGMNITGIVSLDKNTTPAVPNEAIVEADGKYYIFIRTDKKPEEYEEEPGNGQKEEKGKPAQQQKTLNFEKVEVIKGTSDMGYTAITAVKGIPADARIVVKGAFFVNAKLSNSGDEH; encoded by the coding sequence ATGAAAATAAAACACAATATCATATATCTGACCGTCACAGCACTTTTACTTGTAAGCTGCGGAAAAAAAGAAGCACGGGCCGAAAAACAGGAAGTAATGACTGAAAAAGCTGTGGCCGGCCATGAAGAAGCACCACAGACTATTGCTTCATTAACGGAAGATCAGATCAAATCGGTCGGAATATCTTTAGGCTCCATAGAAATGAAGGAGCTGACGTCCACTGTCAAAGCGAACGGTCTTCTGAGAGTTCCCAATAACAATAAAGCTACTATCACCTCTCTATACGGCGGAGTAATCAAAACCCTGAATGTACAGGTAGGAAGCATTGTGAAAAAAGGACAGGTGATCGCAACCATTGCCAATCCTGAATTTATCCGGTTACAGGAAGAATACCTGACCACAAACAGCAGAATTACCTATGCAGAGCAGGAATACAGAAGACAGCGTGAGCTTTTTGATAACGATGCAGGCGCCAAGAAAAACCTGCAGAGCTCAGATGCAGAGCTTAAAACCCTGAGAACAAAAAAAGCTTCCCTTTTGAGACAGCTTCAGATGATGGGAATCAGTCCGGGGAAAGTAAATAATGGCAATATGAGATCAGGATTGGTGATTACAGCACCCATTAGCGGAACTGTAAGCAGTATTTCAGCACAGATCGGAAGTTATGTAGATGTTTCGTCGCCTGTGGCGGAGGTTATCGACAATAATTCTATCCATCTTGATCTGCAGGTTTTTGAAAAAGACCTTCCTAAAATGAGAGTAGGGCAGATCGTCCATTTCAAACTGACCAATAATCCTGAAATCGAATATGATGCTATGGTGTACAGTGTAGGATCTTCCTTTGAAAACGAAAGCAAGACGGTTTCAGTACATGGCACAGTGACGGGTAATAAAGCAGGCCTCATCGACGGGATGAATATCACTGGAATTGTCAGTCTTGATAAAAATACAACCCCTGCCGTTCCTAACGAAGCCATTGTGGAAGCAGACGGAAAATATTATATTTTTATCCGTACCGATAAAAAGCCGGAGGAATATGAAGAAGAACCTGGCAACGGTCAAAAAGAAGAAAAAGGAAAGCCTGCACAACAGCAAAAAACTTTGAATTTTGAAAAGGTAGAAGTGATAAAAGGTACCTCAGATATGGGCTATACAGCCATTACAGCTGTAAAGGGAATTCCTGCTGATGCCAGAATTGTAGTGAAAGGAGCTTTTTTCGTTAATGCTAAACTTTCCAATTCCGGCGATGAGCATTAA
- a CDS encoding Fur family transcriptional regulator — protein sequence MKKDIETKLIDKNTKPTSMRILVYDFLSTQEAALSLSEVENHFDNADRTTIYRTLKTFEEKGIVHSIQENATTKYKLCDDGCDEKTHKDWHLHFYCKICKQTTCREDISFPEDIQTHFRIDEIRLFAKGICENCLESLQ from the coding sequence ATGAAAAAAGATATAGAAACCAAGCTCATCGATAAAAATACCAAGCCCACCAGCATGAGGATTCTGGTGTATGATTTTTTGAGTACCCAGGAAGCGGCGCTGTCCCTTTCGGAAGTGGAAAATCATTTTGATAATGCAGACAGGACGACCATTTACCGGACGCTGAAAACGTTTGAAGAAAAAGGAATTGTCCACAGTATACAGGAAAATGCCACTACAAAATACAAATTATGCGATGACGGCTGCGATGAGAAAACCCACAAAGACTGGCATCTGCATTTTTACTGTAAAATATGCAAGCAGACCACCTGCCGAGAAGATATTTCCTTCCCGGAAGATATTCAGACCCATTTCAGAATTGATGAAATAAGACTTTTTGCCAAAGGAATCTGCGAAAACTGTCTTGAAAGTTTGCAATAG
- a CDS encoding heavy metal translocating P-type ATPase, whose amino-acid sequence MGIATVGAFAIGEYPEGVAVMLFYSVGEVFQGMAVSRAKGNIKALLDQRPDEVTIIEDSKPKTIKAKETKIGDIIQLKPGEKLALDGELMTESASFNTAALTGESKPDTKTKGEAVLAGMINMNSIALVKVNTAYEDSKLSKILELVQNATAQKAPTELFIRKFAKVYTPIVVFLAIGICLLPFFFVNDYQFRDWLYRALIFLVISCPCALVISIPLGYFGGIGAASRNGILFKGSNFLDSIAEIQNVVMDKTGTMTEGVFKVQEVNIKPEFSKEEILKLVNALESKSTHPVATAIHNYVGDIDHTIPMENVEEIAGHGLKTSVNGKELLVGNFKLMDKFNISYDTNHANMVYTLIAIAYDQKFAGYITIADSIKSDAKETVDNLHRMGVKATMLSGDKSTVVKYVADQLGIDRAFGDLLPEDKVNKVKEIKAKNQTVAFVGDGVNDAPVVALSDVGVAMGGLGSDATIETADVVIQDDKPSKIPMAINIGKQTKKIVWQNIVLAFAVKAVVLALGAGGLATMWEAVFADVGVAMLAILNAVRIQRMKFS is encoded by the coding sequence ATGGGAATTGCCACAGTAGGAGCATTTGCAATCGGGGAATATCCCGAAGGAGTTGCTGTAATGCTGTTTTATTCCGTAGGGGAAGTATTCCAGGGAATGGCTGTTTCAAGAGCCAAAGGAAATATCAAAGCCTTATTGGATCAACGTCCTGATGAGGTAACCATCATTGAAGACAGCAAACCAAAAACCATTAAAGCCAAAGAAACCAAAATAGGAGACATCATCCAATTGAAACCCGGAGAAAAACTAGCTCTTGACGGTGAACTGATGACTGAATCGGCTTCATTCAATACCGCAGCGCTCACAGGTGAAAGCAAACCGGACACTAAAACAAAAGGAGAAGCAGTATTGGCAGGGATGATCAATATGAACAGCATTGCTCTCGTAAAAGTAAATACCGCTTATGAAGACAGCAAGCTGAGTAAAATTCTGGAACTGGTTCAAAACGCTACCGCGCAGAAGGCCCCGACCGAATTATTCATCAGAAAATTCGCAAAAGTATACACGCCGATTGTCGTATTTCTAGCCATAGGAATCTGTCTTCTGCCTTTTTTCTTTGTGAATGATTATCAGTTCAGAGACTGGCTGTACAGAGCTTTGATCTTCCTGGTGATCTCATGTCCTTGTGCATTGGTAATTTCCATTCCGCTGGGATATTTCGGAGGAATTGGAGCGGCAAGCAGAAACGGGATCTTATTTAAAGGAAGTAATTTCTTAGACAGCATTGCGGAAATCCAGAATGTGGTGATGGATAAAACCGGAACGATGACGGAAGGCGTATTCAAAGTACAGGAAGTAAACATCAAACCTGAATTCAGTAAAGAAGAAATCCTGAAACTGGTCAACGCTTTGGAAAGCAAAAGTACCCACCCGGTAGCCACAGCGATCCATAATTATGTAGGCGATATTGATCATACTATTCCCATGGAAAATGTGGAAGAAATTGCAGGGCATGGCTTAAAAACTTCAGTCAATGGAAAAGAATTGCTGGTCGGTAATTTTAAGCTGATGGATAAATTCAATATCAGCTACGATACCAATCACGCCAATATGGTGTACACGCTTATTGCCATAGCTTATGATCAAAAGTTTGCAGGCTACATCACCATTGCAGACAGTATAAAAAGTGATGCCAAAGAAACCGTTGACAACCTGCACAGAATGGGCGTAAAAGCCACTATGCTCAGCGGTGATAAAAGTACCGTTGTCAAATATGTGGCAGACCAATTGGGTATCGACAGAGCTTTTGGAGATCTATTACCGGAAGACAAAGTCAATAAAGTAAAAGAGATCAAAGCGAAAAATCAAACCGTAGCCTTTGTTGGTGATGGCGTGAATGATGCTCCGGTAGTGGCACTCAGCGATGTAGGAGTTGCTATGGGAGGACTCGGAAGCGATGCCACGATTGAAACTGCAGATGTCGTTATCCAGGACGATAAGCCAAGCAAAATCCCAATGGCCATCAATATTGGTAAACAAACCAAAAAGATCGTTTGGCAAAATATTGTCTTAGCCTTTGCCGTAAAAGCTGTAGTCTTAGCGCTCGGAGCCGGAGGTCTGGCAACGATGTGGGAAGCTGTATTTGCTGATGTAGGAGTAGCGATGCTAGCCATATTAAATGCGGTGAGGATTCAGAGGATGAAATTTAGTTAG
- a CDS encoding YHS domain-containing protein, giving the protein MKSKIILTALLSVSLLACGQETPKVKHKKSATSSKSTAAKVKFANAEDPICHMKTEDDMKDTAVYKNKTYGFCSSLCKDEFKKNPEKYVQK; this is encoded by the coding sequence ATGAAATCAAAAATTATTTTAACTGCACTATTGTCAGTTTCATTATTAGCCTGTGGTCAGGAAACCCCTAAAGTAAAGCATAAAAAAAGCGCCACATCTTCAAAATCGACTGCTGCGAAAGTAAAATTTGCCAACGCGGAAGATCCTATCTGTCACATGAAAACAGAAGATGATATGAAAGATACGGCAGTCTATAAAAATAAAACGTACGGTTTTTGCAGTAGCCTATGCAAGGACGAGTTCAAAAAAAATCCTGAGAAATATGTCCAAAAATAA
- a CDS encoding SCO family protein, whose amino-acid sequence MSKNNKAKNGAKRKVIIPIAIFALLFLGIGVGMGYFKKNLYTVMKVPDFELTDQNNKKITNKDMLGKVYLVEFFFSRCPTICPVMNRNMRFIEDEVNSPEFGIISISIDPENDTPAALKEHAKSVGAKSPDWHFLTGDRDYIGKLADQFNIYVGDKEDDSESLNHSGMIALVDKEGNIRCRYNKDNMPILYYSGLNYEDPEAKTPKLNGKYHPDREILIEDIKKLLK is encoded by the coding sequence ATGTCCAAAAATAATAAGGCCAAAAACGGAGCAAAGAGAAAGGTGATCATTCCGATTGCGATTTTTGCCCTGCTGTTTCTGGGAATAGGTGTTGGAATGGGATATTTCAAGAAGAACCTGTACACCGTAATGAAGGTTCCCGATTTTGAACTCACCGACCAGAATAATAAAAAAATCACCAATAAAGATATGCTGGGAAAGGTGTATCTGGTAGAGTTTTTCTTTAGCAGATGTCCTACGATTTGTCCTGTGATGAACCGGAATATGAGATTTATTGAAGATGAGGTGAACAGTCCTGAATTCGGGATCATTTCAATAAGTATAGATCCGGAAAATGATACACCTGCCGCATTGAAAGAACATGCTAAAAGTGTAGGTGCAAAATCTCCTGACTGGCATTTTCTTACCGGAGACAGAGATTATATCGGAAAACTAGCAGACCAATTCAATATCTATGTAGGAGATAAAGAGGACGACAGTGAAAGTCTTAACCACAGCGGAATGATCGCTTTGGTGGATAAAGAAGGAAATATCCGATGCAGATACAATAAGGACAATATGCCGATCCTGTATTATTCAGGATTGAATTACGAAGATCCGGAAGCAAAGACCCCGAAACTCAACGGGAAATACCATCCCGACAGGGAAATATTGATCGAGGATATTAAGAAATTATTGAAATAG